The Carassius gibelio isolate Cgi1373 ecotype wild population from Czech Republic chromosome B11, carGib1.2-hapl.c, whole genome shotgun sequence genomic sequence TTTAGGGTGCGTTTTGAAACAGTAGTTATATGAATGCACACGCTGACACAGCATACAAAATCACCTTTAAATCGCTGGACAAACTTTATAAATTGGAGCAACAAAGgatttaattaatgatttatttgaaaactactaGTCCCTTAGACGAATTTGTAAAGTTTGGCTTAATGCGTCAGTTTACATAACACTAATGTGCTAACGTTTATCtttatttgtttcattgttttgatcATCTGCTGAGCTTCTACGTTAACTTTCAGAAATGTCTTCAACGCATGTTACAGAAATGATTCACGAGTGGATATTAAAAACACCTTCttttatttaacacaaaatattaaagCAGTTTGCCACAAAAAGGTCGTTGTTTAATTTTCTTATTTGGTTGTTGTGcagtacaaatgttttttttcctaaatCACCACATCCAGAATATTATGAGAAACAATTTTTCATCCCTCCTTGACTCATACATGTTAGAATAACAAGATCTATCATGGAACAGACTTTGGCAGAATATTCTAAGTTAAATAGCTGTCAAAAagtttgttattatttgtttgttttttataaaatttttacaacaacaacaacaaaataattcctCTTTGAATTTCCTAGACAATGGGGTGAAGGCGAAAAATGCAATGAAGGAATTTCATGTTGGTGGAAGGCTGGTCCACCACAGGTTATAAGATGTTAGTGGCTCCCACAATAGTTCATTTTTCCATAAGTAACATAATCATCAcgtaaaaacataatatataataaatttggggGGTGATTGTTtgattttcagtcaggttttgGTTACATTTAAAGTAGTCTATAACTTGAGGGAAACTTAACTTAAAGTGTAAATGGGATAGTTCATACccagaatgaataaataaacaaattcattcattcatttattcattgttGTTCCAGTGAAAGTCAGTCAGGACCAACACAACATTATCACAGGTTTGGAAAGTTATTCaattaaataacagaattttctttttttgtgtgaactttacttttaatgcaaaaatgtattatatgtatatggtgtttttttcatatgatgaatatgaaaaaaaaaaaataataagaaattttgAATTTGATGGTACATTATCTTACATAAGCACTTGCAACAGGATTTTCTCTGTCCCTCAGGAATTATCTTGCAGTTGTATGCACTTGTCTATTGTCTTTCTAACCTCTTCACATCCAAACTTCATGAGCGTGCTAACACCTtgtttacatatattatattgcaCATGACAAGATGATAATGTTCTATGCAAAtgcacttttttcatattttcagtaaATGCAATAGTTGACAATGCAAGTTCAATTCATCATTTAAAATAGGTACAAAATATATAATCAGTGACAGCATACAACCATCTGCATCTGTAACTCCCTTCTGtattatgaaatacattttttagtaattatggagaaaaatatatttatagtagtTAATGGTTTTCTTACTGTCACTTACATTATTGCACAAGTGCATAGTGCTAGTTAAATATAACGGGATTAcgtaatttaataacaaattaattattaattttttttttattatagttacATAAGAAAATGTTAAAGGTTATGAAAGGGGTTGGATCTGAATATATTCTGTAAAAAGCTaggatatgttatatgcttatttgCCTGTTTTTGATGTGCACGATGCCTCCTACTGTTTAAAGGCCATTTAGTAAAGTGATGCAATTCTGACATTAACCCTGCCtgcataacattttataaaatgattaacagttaaaaacattcatttgaaattCAGAAAGATTATCAAATATAATCGGTTACCAGTTAAAATGCCATAAATATCAAACAATTTTTAGAGAaaatccttgctgtctatggattCTCatagagctctcagatttcatcaaaatatcttaatttgtgttccaaagattaacgaaggtcttatgggtttaaaatgacatgagggtgagtaattaatgacagaattttaattttgtgaaCTAATCCCTGAgcactaattttattttatcgCAATCGTAGAAAATTATGTTATAATCAATGGATCCCTCTacactgcacaaatgtattgtATTTACTGTACATCGTGTCTTCACTTTGTGGTTATAATGAGAGGATTAGCTTTCAGAATTCAGGACTGAAGAAAAACTCCAGAGTTTTGAGCAGACAGTGGATTCGGATGAACTGAAACACCCCTGAATGGCCTCTGCATGCGTTTAAGAAATCAACAGGTACATCTGTGATTGACTACAATGTAAAACACATTGTAATTAGAAACCATTGAAGCTAGACAGATACGCACTGCAAGAGTCTgccacttattttcatttgtttatttatgtctattttgttattaaagataTTAGCTGGTTCCCACTTCCTACTTCCCTGAGTCTTAAACTTTAAATCACTCTGTGGCAACCCGTTTTTTAAGTCTCACAAACCACCAGAGGGCCATGACCCAGGGTATGATAAGCACTTGCTCGAAACCGCAGCTACTCACTCCATCATAGACATTCATACTCCAGATTTTATTATTGCTGAATAGAATATATACGGGATAAAGTGTATTTACTGTACCTACATGTACTTCCTAATGAACCTAAAActgatctctgtctgtgtgtaGATCCATATCACACACAACAATCAGGATAATATGATCCTGCTAAATCACTGGGATGCTTCCCCAAGTAAAACTGAAACTTGAAGATCACAGCTCAGAAGATAAAGGTGATGAGAAATGAGAATATATTTTAGAACATTATACCTTTTGTAATTTAACACTGTATATTGTACTATAATAGTAAAGATTTGACTTTTAATAGCCTATTataagatcttttttttcttgccTTCATTGCACTATAGGGTTGTGTTTAGCTTTACTGCTAATTGGTTTGGCACATAGATTATGTATTTTCTGTTAGTTAAGACTCATTTTACAAAAGTAGTCCAAGTATCTCACACAAGTGAGTTTATGATTGGTAACTCATTATAAAAAGGCTGTATACATTACCATCTGCACATGTGACttgttaaaaaatactttatgTATAGTGAAATAATGCAtcttttcagatatttttttcatCATGTTTGATGTTAGACAATGATAATGTCAGTTCTTCATTATGCTGTCACGTTCttgttaataaaaatgaattggtAGTTCTTGTTAACTGTTGTGTAATGTTTAAGTACACACACCCTTGTAGAAGTGAAActgatacatttattaaataatcataccgtttatttacaatatattattcACTGAATTGTTCTCTTTCTATAACTCTGGTGTTTTCAGTGGTGTCTGAAATCTCAGTGCATTattcaaatgtagtgaaaaatgtgtttaataaccAGCGGCTGCATAATTTGACATTACTGTGACAGTTGTGAAGAAGATTGtaattagcatattttaaatatgattccACTTTATTTGTACTAAATAAatccataaatgaaaattaatttttaaattttgctAGAATATTAACGAGGTCATTAACAATCTTCCTGGAGCATTCAGAAAGAGAGAgtagttaatattcatgagctaagcTTTTCAGGGGTTTTCTAACTGGTTAGTTTTCAAGGGACGTCTCTCTTCCAGCCAATCAATGAGGTCTGTTTGGAAAACGTCACGGAGCGTCATTAATATGAATGATGTTTGGTCACGTGACGGATCTCACCTGTCATTCCAGAACTCAAATACAGGCGGATCGGACCTGACACCTGCATTAAGGACATCAAGGATAATTTTCTGCATGCTGTGTTAATTTCTAAGGGATcgcttctgtttttatttattttattctgaattGACTCGTTATTAACACTAACAGGAGATTAGAGCTATTGTGTCTCTCGCTGAAAGTATGGGTGCTGTGTCAGGGACCCTGGCGAGTTGGGTAAGTCaatttgcatttttatgtagTACTATAAATTGACATTTTGTTCAGATTGTAATATAATGAAACTTTCcatgaatcaaataaatgtgatTAATGTGTAATGAAAGCAGGACAGGTCAAGAGAATCAGCTGTTACTTACGCTCCTGCTTAACAGGATTAAATTGTTTCCTCTGACAGTCAGCAGCCGGGCGCTTCACTTACGTCACGTCAACTGCGTCTACAGGGTATATAGAAAGgttaaaaatgctatttaataAAGACGAGTAATTAAGAGTAATATACAGAATAATATTAAACAGGTAAATTATTGAGAATTTTATTAAACTTATGTAACAGCCTACTTTGGTTTTACACGCTTACTGTAGTGGTTCTCCATCATGCTCTGTAGTTCAGCACTGCACACACTGGATGAGTGTGTCAGACAATAGAGACCATGCTTGACAGACACTATTCAggatataattaatattattaaacatgCGAATTATACGTGTTCTACATTCTATTATTCTGTATATAAAACAAGTCTATAAAGAATATTCTGGAGATTACTAAGCACATGCTActctaagatatatatatatatatatatatatatatatatatatatatatatatttttttttttttttttttttttcttttttctggtgTACTCTACCGTTGGCCATAATAACATCAAGCACATGGTTAAGTTTGCATGCGTTGTGAACATCGCTTCTCAAGGTGACAGTAGTATTAAGTTGTTTACGACAGACTGAGCTCAGATCTCACATCAGCTGCTTTAATTCATTAACATCTGCTGCTGCTGGAGAAAGTAAGTCTAACGGTCTTATTAATATCTGTCAATTCTGAATCCTGCGTGCACCCTTCAGCCAATACCTATCCTcttgatttgtcttttttttaaatcattcttcTTTATAAAAGCGCTCCAGATGGAAatgtttcttcttcttgttttttttcttaaggtTTGTTGCCTTTGCAGCCATGCAGGATGCTTTAGGTGCAGATGCTGCCCACAGATCAAGAAGTCTATCGTAACCCGAATCATGTATGCCTTCATCCTTTTGCTTGGGACCATCATTGCCTGTGTCATGTTGTCACCTGGTGTTGAACAACAGCTTAAAAGAGTAAGAACGAATTATTCTAAAGCGTTAGTAGAGTTTGAAATAATCCATAAGTCAAGTAATGTAGACCAAATGGGATTTTATATTGTGTTGAAATGATTCGATTTTTGTCTCTGATACTGTGATAAAATCCTGTTTGTAGTTCATTTGAaagttgaatacatttttatttatctgaatTTCTTCATTCTTAGATCCCTGGTTTCTGTAATGGAGGAGCAGGATCCAGTATACCAGGAATTGAGGCTAATGTTCAGTGTGAGATTTTTCTCGGCTATAAGGCTGTGTACCGGGTTTGTTGTGGCATGAGTTTGTTCTTTCTCATGTTCTCCCTTCTCACCATCAATGTGAAGAACAGCCGAGATCCCAGAGCTGCCATTCACAATGGGTTAGTCCATCAAGATGATGAGGACACGTTTTCTGTTTTTCTGATTTGATTTACAATATGTATAATCTGTTTATTGCTAAACCACAGTTTGTGGAAGAAATACTATAGAATTTGGTCATTTTATGAAACTAGTGAGACATCTCTATATTTCATTAGGTTCTGGATTGTCAAGATTGCAGTCATGGTTGCTGTCACTGTTGGTGCCTTCTATATTCCCGAGGAGCCTTTTACCCGAAGTAAGAATTGAACTCATTTTATAAATCTGATCTGATTGGTTGTCAATTATGCAAAGCTACTGTAAATTgaatgtttttgttattgtttttgataTGTCATGAATACAATGTTTAAGTTGATATCTGTCATATATCAGATATCACTGCAATAGGAGATAGTTTATTAGAAGTCACTCTTGTTTCTGTGATTGTCTATGctctgcaaataattttttttcaggtgaATCTTTTTCAAAGATGAGACTCcatgttaataataattttaaagtttttgtggaAATCGTTTATTTTGCAACTGACCCTTTGCTAAGTCTCAGCTGGAAGGGGTAGTGTCTTTTGATCATTttcgaaacacaaatgaagatttatttaatattttttatgaaataggaAGTTATTAGAAAACATCGCAAAATTAATATCTGAGTGgattaatccaagtcttctgaacaGAAACACTCGCTTTATAAGATGCTTCAGGGAAGCACATTTGTTCACCATATGTGTGTTAATCAATGTTTGTAATGTTCAAATTAATTACGTTCTTTATATAAAGCAATGGAGTCTCTTCAGAGGACttgaattaaacaaacaaatttattttttttatcattttgtaagAATGATGAAAATTTTGTTTGCGTGGACTTTCAGTGAATGGACTAcaatgtgttctgaagatgagcatAAGTCAGTTACACtaggtgagaaaatgatgacagattattaatttttttggtgaactatcctttcAAAAGGCAAAAAATCACAAGGTACAACCCTTGCCATCTCGTCATACTGTCAGGTTGTTGACTTTTCTAGTGTAAGTATATGAAAGGCCTGTGTGTTTAAATCATTGCATgctgtcatttaaaatatatgtcaGCCCTCATTCCTAAATACACATGTATAGACATTAATTGTCCTAAGATAAATTattgttacaaaacatttaaatattgatttaggTTATGATGAGGTGTACAGATGACTTGTAGGTAGTAGTATATTATATGATAACTAAAGAGTTCAGAGTATAGTGAGGGTTATGGATGTTTTTGGACCGGATCTGATCACTTGACTCTTTTCACTGTGATAAGTATCTTAATGATGTTAGTGTGAGGCTCAGTTCAGCACAAATCACACACTACATGTTGTTGGGAGTAAGCAACCAAACAACCTTTCTAACTATTTTAACTTAACTATTGTTTGAGCAATTTGTGCTTGcagaggatttttatttttaatttttattccgtttattattaataatgtaataaatgatCAAGCATTGCTTGAGCATCACCTCTAGGGATATTTCTTTCTAGTTTTAGGAGGCCTTCATGAATCGTACAGTATGTTCTTCATTCTTTATGCCCAGCTTAGTTTCTGCTTGAAAGAAATCTGAGTTAATTTATGTCTTTTTCTTTAGTGTGCTTTATTGTGGGAAGCTGTGGAGCATTTTTCTTTATTCTGATTCAGCTGGTCTTGCTTATTGACTTTGCCCACTCGTGGAACGAATCCTGGCTTGataaaatggaaaaagaaaacagaaagaggtGGTATATAGGTAGGTAAATATGTTAcgtgtgtaaaaaataaaaacaatcaatgaaaaaagcttatttattcagttttcagatgatatatatacatatattcatattcacataatttatattatatataaatatataaaaaaaattaacatatattttcttaaatatatacatgcacgggtgtgtatttatatcaaaataataaatatgcacagtacacatgcatatactgtgtgaacaaaaacatttactttggatgtgattaatcatttgacagcactaatattaatATGTATGTTGAGTAATTTAATGCTCCTTCCTTCTAGCCTTGCTGTCAGTAACAGGACTGAACTATATTCTGTCCCTCACGGCTGCAGTTCTCTGCTATAACATCTACACTCAGACAGAAGGATGCATGCTTAACAAGTTCTTCATCTGCTTCAACATGTTATTATGTGTCGTAGCTTCTGCTCTCTCTGTACTGCCCACAATTCAGGTATTTAGCCAAGAGAATGTGTTTTCTCTGAGACATTTGCCATACAGTATAAACATAACTAAGCCATGCAGTTTTAACTGTATTTCATGTTTAGTGTTAGTTAATCAGTTATGGTCCTTTAGTGATTTGTAGTCCAAAGAGACTGTGTGTAATTCTAGGAATACCAGCCCAGATCTGGACTTCTTCAGTCATCCGTTATGACTTTGTACACCATGTACCTCACCTGGTCAGCCATGACCAATGAGCCAGGTTAGCAGCTTCACAAagcttttattcatttaatcGGTCTTCTTTCTTAGCTAAATTAGACCATATGACTTAGTTGATATTCAGGATGTTTGATCTTGCTTTTACCTTGTGGAAAAACTTGTTTCAGAagttctgttgttttgtttttgtccatcCCTCATCTCCAGACCGCACATGCAACCCAAGACTGATCAGCATCTTCCAGCAGATCACGTCCTCCACAGTCGCACCGCTGGAGGTCGAGAACCAGACGGCCATCATCATTGTAGACACAGAGGAAACGCTGCCAACTGCCCCGTATCTGCAGTGGTGGGACGCTCAAAGCATCGTCGGATTGGCcatttttgttctctgcattttgTATTCAAGGTACAATACTTTACTGTGGTATATGCAGTCGTTGTCTGGCACTCTTTTTTCTTATGGCCACTGACAGTGAGGTGTGCCACAGTCCTCAAACTTCACGATAACATTATGTATAGTGGAAATGTCTTTGGAGATGTGCTTGTAGCCTCGAGATTGTCCATGCTTGGCTATGATCTTGTGCCTCTTTCCTTTGTCTGTTCTTGTTGTGGTTAAAACAGTGACACAAAAcaggaaattattatttattttatttttttagttgaaTTTGATCTTTGTTTTGTAAGCTCTTAACCAATGTGAAAAGATATGCTTCAAATTAAATGATTTGTTACTACTTTTAGAAGGTGCCAATAATATTGTTTggcttcattcattcagtcagctTCACACCAAAGACAGACAAAGCCAGaaaatgctttaatttaaattgtgaattatttgaaagaaaaaaaatgcaaaggaaCCACTTCTAAACTCTGGACATACTTGAATAAATGGACATTATTTACCTTTACCATATACATTTTGTAATGAGTAAGTTGCataatggatttgtttttgttttattaacttGTAAAGCATGCATGGGAATGTGTCCAAGCTTTTGACTGGTGGTTTTAAATAGATGAATAAACATCCCTGAAGACATTATATTGAACACAACACATGTATCCAGATGGGGCATACTAAAGTTCTAATGCTAATGCCATTTTGAATGCTTATGCATTTTTTCCCCTCACAGTATACGATCTTCCAACACCAGTCAAGTTAATAAACTAACCTTAGCAGATAAAGATAGCACAGTTGTGGATGAAAGCTACACAGTGAGTCTTGAGACAGCAGAAGACGTCACAACATCAATTGTGGAGGACAACGAAAGAGACACTGTTCAGTACAGCTACGCTTTCTTTCACTTCATGCTGTTCCTGGCGTCTCTCTACATCATGATGACTCTCACCAACTGGTACAGGTGTGTGCATTTCCCAATGATCACTAAGAAGAAttcttttaacattttgaatagaaaagtAGAAACACAAGCAACAGCAGGCACtgtgtataattatatttaaagcaGTAAGATTGATTTTTATTGTCCAAGCAGTCCTGATGCAGACTACGATGCCATGACGAGCAAGTGGACGTCAGTGTGGGTGAAGATCTCCTCCAGCTGGGTCTGTCTGTCATTATACACCTGGAGTCTGGTCGCTCCGATGATTCTCACCAACAGAGACTTCACCTAGACGCACTTCTGCAGAACaccttttaaaataaaggttGTTCTATTTCATTGCTATGAAAAtcgttaaaaacatttttttaagagcCTTGATGCTAttataaaaatactgtttgcttTTTGTTCctatttatttgagttttaatggattttatttttgg encodes the following:
- the si:ch73-267c23.10 gene encoding serine incorporator 1; amino-acid sequence: MGAVSGTLASWVCCLCSHAGCFRCRCCPQIKKSIVTRIMYAFILLLGTIIACVMLSPGVEQQLKRIPGFCNGGAGSSIPGIEANVQCEIFLGYKAVYRVCCGMSLFFLMFSLLTINVKNSRDPRAAIHNGFWIVKIAVMVAVTVGAFYIPEEPFTRMCFIVGSCGAFFFILIQLVLLIDFAHSWNESWLDKMEKENRKRWYIALLSVTGLNYILSLTAAVLCYNIYTQTEGCMLNKFFICFNMLLCVVASALSVLPTIQEYQPRSGLLQSSVMTLYTMYLTWSAMTNEPDRTCNPRLISIFQQITSSTVAPLEVENQTAIIIVDTEETLPTAPYLQWWDAQSIVGLAIFVLCILYSSIRSSNTSQVNKLTLADKDSTVVDESYTVSLETAEDVTTSIVEDNERDTVQYSYAFFHFMLFLASLYIMMTLTNWYSPDADYDAMTSKWTSVWVKISSSWVCLSLYTWSLVAPMILTNRDFT